One Antiquaquibacter oligotrophicus genomic region harbors:
- a CDS encoding endonuclease domain-containing protein translates to MRRPEQLPEETPVVFTTTEGRALGATRGRLRSSDLDRTVHGVRRSGGADATLLERCRMLLHRAPEHTFLTHSTAALVWGAPLPLRLESSSRIHLGTYAGAAPLVSRHVIGHRLDVAPSDVTTWGGLRVTSPARTWFDLASVLRLDDLVAVGDYLIHHKAPLTDRVEFAKVIGRSVGKRGVRLARQALELLSDRAESRPESRLRVLLVTSGLPTPDINHPLVDTQTGRQVRPDFTFPSHRLILEYQGDYHRTRTQWRRDMTRRARLESQGWTVMELNADDLNDPRELVTRIQRSLSR, encoded by the coding sequence GTGCGGCGACCAGAACAACTCCCCGAGGAGACCCCGGTCGTCTTCACCACCACGGAGGGTCGCGCGCTCGGTGCGACGCGAGGTCGACTGCGCTCAAGCGACCTCGACCGTACCGTTCACGGCGTTCGACGCAGCGGCGGTGCGGATGCGACGCTGCTCGAGCGGTGCAGAATGCTGCTGCACCGCGCACCGGAGCATACGTTCCTGACGCACTCCACCGCTGCCCTGGTGTGGGGAGCGCCCCTGCCACTCCGCCTCGAGAGCAGTTCCCGCATCCATCTCGGAACGTATGCCGGCGCTGCCCCGCTGGTTTCCCGACACGTGATTGGTCATCGACTCGATGTGGCGCCCAGCGACGTCACGACGTGGGGTGGGCTGCGGGTTACCTCGCCAGCGCGCACGTGGTTCGACCTCGCGTCCGTGCTCAGGCTCGACGATCTCGTCGCGGTGGGCGACTACCTCATTCATCACAAGGCGCCGCTGACCGACCGCGTCGAGTTCGCGAAGGTTATCGGTCGCTCAGTGGGCAAGCGCGGAGTGCGACTCGCGCGGCAGGCACTCGAACTGCTCAGCGATCGGGCTGAGTCGCGGCCGGAGTCTCGGCTACGAGTGCTGCTCGTCACCTCGGGGCTGCCGACGCCCGACATCAATCATCCGCTCGTCGACACTCAGACCGGGCGGCAGGTTCGCCCGGACTTCACGTTTCCATCACACCGTTTGATTCTCGAGTATCAGGGTGACTACCACCGCACCCGCACCCAGTGGCGCCGCGACATGACGCGTCGAGCCCGCCTGGAGTCCCAGGGCTGGACGGTCATGGAGCTCAACGCGGACGACCTCAACGATCCGCGCGAACTCGTCACCCGCATCCAGCGCTCTCTAAGTCGCTGA
- a CDS encoding diacylglycerol/lipid kinase family protein, with protein sequence MANPKAQERKPVAAVVFNPIKVDTEKLRAAVTKAAEDAEWGETIWLETTEEDPGQGIVGTAIRRKADVVLAAGGDGTVRAVAEGLRDSGIPLVIVAAGTGNLLARNLELPLTDLDSAVAAAFTGEDRIIDLGISEITRADGATEEHAFLVMAGLGLDAKMIKNTSTKLKKAVGWLAYIDGIARSLPELKPVRLKYSLDGGVERAMSVHTIIIGNCGVLPGGLLLMPEAEPDDGVLDIAALRPRGPFGWAQVWRKVAWENGVLRKSAMGRKIIDLSKDVRDVTYLKTRDIRLRVEHPQEFQLDGDEFGEAVSVHTWVDPGALTVRVPAGS encoded by the coding sequence GTGGCGAACCCCAAGGCCCAGGAGCGCAAGCCCGTCGCGGCCGTCGTCTTCAACCCCATCAAGGTGGATACCGAAAAGCTGCGCGCGGCGGTGACGAAAGCCGCAGAAGACGCCGAATGGGGCGAGACGATCTGGCTCGAGACCACCGAGGAAGACCCGGGGCAGGGCATCGTCGGCACGGCGATCCGTCGCAAAGCCGACGTGGTGCTTGCTGCGGGCGGCGATGGGACGGTGCGAGCCGTCGCCGAGGGTTTGCGTGATTCGGGCATCCCGCTCGTTATCGTCGCCGCCGGAACGGGCAATCTGCTCGCCCGCAACCTGGAGCTTCCGCTCACCGACCTCGACTCGGCTGTTGCGGCCGCGTTCACGGGTGAAGACCGCATCATCGACCTGGGCATCTCCGAGATCACGCGTGCCGACGGCGCAACTGAGGAGCACGCGTTCCTCGTCATGGCGGGGCTCGGGCTCGACGCGAAGATGATCAAGAACACGTCGACGAAACTCAAAAAGGCCGTCGGATGGCTCGCCTACATCGACGGCATCGCGCGCTCCCTCCCCGAGCTCAAACCCGTTCGCCTCAAGTACTCCCTCGACGGCGGGGTCGAGCGCGCCATGAGCGTGCACACGATCATCATCGGCAACTGCGGGGTGCTGCCCGGTGGGCTGCTGCTCATGCCGGAGGCGGAACCCGACGACGGTGTGCTCGACATCGCGGCGCTGCGCCCGCGCGGACCGTTCGGTTGGGCGCAGGTGTGGCGCAAGGTTGCGTGGGAGAACGGTGTGCTCCGCAAGTCCGCGATGGGGCGGAAGATCATCGATCTGTCGAAAGACGTGCGGGATGTCACGTACCTGAAGACTCGCGACATCCGGTTGCGCGTCGAGCACCCGCAGGAGTTCCAGCTCGACGGCGACGAGTTCGGCGAGGCCGTCTCCGTGCACACGTGGGTCGATCCTGGCGCCCTCACGGTGCGAGTTCCCGCGGGCTCGTAG
- the serS gene encoding serine--tRNA ligase: MIDPQLLRENPDIVKRSQIARGASVDSVDRAVEADAARRAAITEFESLRAEQNAFGKTVASAPKEQKKELVAQAQELAARVKAAQQSATDAELEFTQAAGAIANVVLEGVPSGGEDDWRLIREHGQPASFDFEPRDHAELGELLDVIDIARGVKVSGSRFYFLKGLGARLELALMNLGLEKAVEHGFTPLITPTLVRPEIMAGTGFLGEHADEVYRLDKGDDLYLTGTSEVALAGYHSDEILDLSSGALRYAGWSTCYRREAGSAGKDNRGILRVHQFNKLEMFSYVLPEDAEAEHERLLSYQESMLQACGLSYRVIDVAAGDLGSSAARKFDVEAWVPTQGTYRELTSTSNCTTYQARRLDTRYRTESGKTAPVATLNGTLATTRWLVAILETHQQEDGSVVVPDALRPYLGGVEVIAP, encoded by the coding sequence GTGATCGACCCCCAGTTATTGCGCGAGAACCCCGACATCGTCAAGCGTTCGCAGATCGCGCGGGGTGCATCCGTGGATTCCGTGGACCGCGCGGTCGAAGCGGACGCTGCCCGTCGCGCCGCGATCACCGAGTTCGAGTCGCTGCGAGCGGAGCAGAACGCGTTCGGTAAGACCGTCGCATCCGCCCCCAAAGAGCAGAAGAAGGAGCTCGTCGCGCAAGCGCAGGAGCTCGCCGCACGTGTGAAGGCCGCCCAGCAGTCGGCGACGGATGCCGAGCTCGAGTTCACGCAGGCTGCGGGTGCCATCGCCAACGTCGTGCTGGAGGGGGTTCCTTCGGGTGGCGAGGACGACTGGCGGCTCATCCGTGAGCACGGGCAGCCGGCATCCTTCGATTTCGAACCCCGCGACCACGCCGAGCTCGGGGAGCTGCTCGATGTCATCGACATCGCACGCGGCGTGAAGGTTTCGGGTAGTCGTTTCTACTTTCTGAAGGGTCTCGGCGCTCGCCTCGAGTTGGCGCTCATGAACCTGGGCCTCGAGAAGGCAGTCGAGCACGGCTTCACTCCGCTCATCACTCCGACCCTCGTGCGCCCGGAGATCATGGCGGGTACGGGATTCCTTGGCGAGCACGCCGACGAGGTCTACCGTCTGGACAAGGGCGACGACCTGTACCTCACCGGCACGAGCGAGGTGGCGCTCGCCGGGTACCACTCGGACGAGATCCTTGACCTCTCGAGCGGCGCCCTGCGTTACGCCGGCTGGTCGACCTGTTACCGCCGCGAGGCGGGGTCTGCGGGTAAGGACAACCGTGGCATCCTGCGCGTGCACCAGTTCAACAAGCTGGAGATGTTCAGCTACGTGCTGCCGGAGGATGCGGAAGCGGAGCACGAGCGGCTGCTCTCGTATCAGGAGTCGATGCTGCAGGCGTGCGGCCTGTCGTACCGGGTGATCGACGTTGCGGCCGGTGACCTCGGGTCGAGCGCGGCACGCAAGTTCGACGTCGAGGCCTGGGTTCCGACCCAGGGCACGTATCGCGAGCTCACGAGCACGAGCAATTGCACGACCTACCAGGCCCGCCGTCTGGACACGCGCTACCGCACCGAGTCCGGCAAGACCGCGCCGGTGGCAACACTCAACGGAACGCTCGCGACAACCCGCTGGCTGGTCGCCATCCTCGAGACGCACCAGCAGGAGGACGGCTCCGTGGTGGTTCCGGATGCCCTGCGCCCCTACCTCGGTGGTGTCGAGGTCATCGCCCCGTGA
- a CDS encoding HAD family hydrolase, with amino-acid sequence MTSARWLVALDIDGTVLHESGHLSDAVTAAVRAARDAGHEVTLATGRSVAMTLPILERLEIRPEYVVCSNGAITLRRDPDAVLGYSRFHVESFNPAEVLTTIRDNLPLANYAVEDEEGHYRYTGWFPDGTLGAVSEAVEFDRLLEGPATRVVVISPGHAIEDFLSVVERMGLHKVSYNVGWTAWLDIAPDGVNKATALERVRELLGIPRSRVLAVGDGRNDIDMLSWAAAEGRGVAMGQAPDEVVAVASEVTGTDLEDGVASVLAAL; translated from the coding sequence GTGACCTCCGCGCGGTGGCTGGTCGCCCTCGACATCGATGGAACCGTTCTCCACGAGAGCGGCCACCTGAGCGACGCCGTCACCGCTGCCGTGCGTGCGGCGCGGGATGCCGGCCATGAGGTGACTCTCGCGACGGGACGCTCGGTCGCAATGACGCTCCCCATTCTGGAGCGACTCGAAATCCGGCCGGAGTACGTGGTGTGCTCGAACGGTGCGATCACACTGCGCCGTGACCCGGATGCCGTGCTGGGGTACTCGCGTTTCCACGTCGAGTCGTTCAACCCCGCCGAGGTGCTCACCACGATTCGCGACAACCTTCCGCTCGCCAACTACGCCGTCGAGGACGAGGAGGGCCACTACCGGTACACGGGGTGGTTCCCGGATGGCACGCTCGGTGCCGTCTCCGAAGCCGTCGAGTTCGACCGGCTCCTGGAGGGTCCCGCCACTCGCGTGGTTGTCATCTCCCCCGGTCACGCCATCGAGGACTTCCTCTCCGTGGTGGAGCGGATGGGTCTCCACAAGGTCAGCTACAACGTCGGCTGGACCGCATGGTTGGACATCGCACCTGACGGGGTGAACAAGGCAACGGCGCTCGAGCGAGTTCGCGAGCTGCTGGGCATCCCGCGCTCCCGTGTGCTTGCCGTGGGGGACGGCCGCAACGACATCGACATGCTCTCGTGGGCGGCCGCCGAGGGTCGTGGAGTGGCGATGGGTCAGGCTCCCGATGAGGTTGTCGCGGTGGCAAGCGAGGTCACCGGGACCGACCTCGAGGACGGCGTTGCCAGCGTTTTGGCGGCTCTCTAG
- a CDS encoding LCP family protein — protein MSELRPRSELRTATPGIARHGQLKRNRAWPLVLQILGISLAVVLVSTVSVSAVVVNSLTSKIAPTIELTQPTEGPLPQIGAIEGGFNILIVGSDTRAGQNGIGGDETEETGQLNDVNMLLHVSQDQTNAVAISFPRDMVVGIPECTDSDGDTKGYSTEPINVALYYGGLDCVAQTVTELTGLPIQFAGIITFNGVIAMGDAIGGVPVCVTGPINDPYTGLTIDAAGTYDLKGVDALAFLRSRHGVGDGSDLTRIASQQVYLSSLVRKLQGEETLADPKKVYDLASAALTNMQLSSSLGSLDTMVSIALALKDIPPSNVTFVQYPGTTGGSGLYEGKVQPDTYAGDQLMQYIIADQPFALEAEGDNRGSTVDPNAPAPEQPSTPDPTATEEAAPPVEKPVVSGVTGQTADAYTCSIANE, from the coding sequence ATGAGCGAACTGCGACCGAGGTCTGAGCTGCGTACAGCGACCCCAGGAATCGCCCGTCACGGACAGCTCAAGCGCAATCGCGCGTGGCCTCTCGTGCTGCAGATCCTGGGTATCTCCCTCGCCGTCGTGCTGGTCAGCACGGTGTCGGTGAGTGCCGTTGTCGTCAACTCCCTCACGTCGAAGATCGCACCGACGATCGAGCTGACGCAGCCGACCGAGGGTCCGCTGCCCCAGATCGGCGCCATCGAGGGTGGCTTCAACATCCTCATCGTCGGTAGCGACACGCGCGCTGGCCAGAACGGCATCGGCGGTGACGAGACCGAGGAGACCGGTCAGCTCAACGACGTCAACATGCTGCTGCACGTTTCGCAGGACCAGACGAACGCGGTGGCGATCTCGTTCCCGCGTGACATGGTGGTGGGCATCCCGGAGTGCACCGACAGCGACGGCGACACGAAGGGGTACTCGACGGAGCCCATCAACGTTGCCCTCTACTACGGCGGCCTCGACTGCGTCGCACAGACGGTCACCGAGCTCACCGGCCTGCCCATCCAGTTCGCCGGCATCATCACGTTCAACGGCGTGATCGCCATGGGGGACGCGATCGGCGGTGTTCCCGTGTGTGTGACGGGCCCCATCAATGACCCGTACACGGGTCTCACGATCGACGCAGCCGGAACCTACGACCTGAAGGGTGTGGATGCCCTAGCCTTCCTCCGTTCGCGTCACGGTGTGGGCGACGGAAGTGACCTCACGCGTATCGCCTCGCAGCAGGTGTACCTCTCGTCCCTCGTGCGCAAGCTGCAGGGGGAGGAGACGCTCGCGGATCCGAAGAAGGTCTACGACCTGGCATCCGCGGCGCTTACGAACATGCAGCTCTCCTCGAGCCTCGGAAGCCTCGACACGATGGTGTCGATCGCTCTTGCTCTCAAGGACATCCCGCCGTCGAACGTCACGTTTGTGCAGTACCCGGGCACCACGGGAGGCTCCGGTCTCTACGAGGGCAAGGTGCAGCCGGACACCTACGCGGGCGACCAGCTGATGCAGTACATCATCGCGGACCAGCCGTTTGCGCTGGAGGCCGAGGGTGACAACCGCGGTTCGACTGTCGACCCGAACGCGCCGGCCCCCGAGCAGCCCTCGACCCCGGACCCGACCGCGACCGAGGAGGCCGCTCCCCCCGTGGAGAAGCCGGTCGTCTCGGGTGTCACGGGTCAGACCGCCGACGCCTACACCTGCTCGATCGCGAACGAGTAG
- a CDS encoding endo-1,4-beta-xylanase — protein MRTRRIATVIAVLALAGSVVVATPAVSANYPATAVDFNDGTLGGWSAFGIDGSNLAVVTEGGESFLRVSSRASDYSGIASPTGLLVAGKTYTMSMRVRLAAGTANTEARFVVQPGYTWVGNTPVVAGQWTTVTGTYEVPTDAASDTLSVYLGTGNLTGPYTYDVDDIRITRDTSMAAIAPFPIGVAIDQRETTGTAAAAVLEDYSQLTAENHMKPDSFYDGQRNRRLHPQAIAIMDFAQANDLSVYGHVLAWHSQTPSWLFQNSSGQALTTSETDRQILRDRLRAHIFGVADLLATRYGEFGGGNPVVAFDVVNEVIDDSASYQDGMRRSEWYRILGEEFVDLAFHYADEAFNETYAAAGADRPVTLFINEYSTEWAGKRDRYQALVTRLLARGVPVDGVGHQFHVTASINVGQLRSALDAFSGLPVTQAVTELDAVTGTPVTPARLTTQENFYRSAFELFTEKADDLYSVTFWGLRDGRSWRSADGAPLLLDDSYNAKPAYRGVIDALEAAYVEPEPERIVDRIGGATRYDVAVGISQAAYPTTAPVVYVVNGEAYPDALSAGPAAALEGGPLLLVRPNEVPAAIAAEITRLDPARIVVVGGPASVGESVFTQLAGLAEEIDRVAGADRFEVSRAVAEYAFGDVEYAYVATGEKFPDALSAGGAAGVREAPVILVRGSSPSLDAATAGVLGSLSAERVRVLGGEASVSAGVFADLAARGEAVRLGGADRYEAARTINADAFDTAERVLIATGINFPDALAGSAWAAAAGAPLFVVPGSCVTPGVLADIDELGASHVTLLGGEASLSPAVAALTPCG, from the coding sequence ATGCGCACAAGACGAATCGCCACGGTTATCGCCGTACTCGCACTGGCCGGATCGGTGGTGGTAGCCACCCCCGCGGTGTCGGCCAACTACCCCGCGACGGCCGTCGATTTTAATGACGGAACCCTCGGCGGCTGGAGTGCCTTCGGAATCGATGGCTCGAATCTGGCGGTCGTAACCGAGGGCGGTGAGAGTTTTCTGCGGGTGAGTTCTCGCGCGAGCGACTACTCGGGAATCGCGAGCCCCACCGGCCTGCTGGTGGCGGGCAAGACCTACACGATGAGCATGCGGGTGCGGCTGGCTGCGGGTACCGCGAACACCGAGGCACGGTTCGTTGTGCAACCCGGCTACACGTGGGTCGGCAACACACCCGTGGTGGCCGGGCAGTGGACGACGGTCACCGGAACATACGAGGTGCCGACGGATGCCGCATCCGACACTCTCAGCGTCTACCTGGGCACCGGCAACCTCACCGGGCCGTACACCTACGACGTCGACGACATCCGAATCACGCGGGACACCTCGATGGCGGCGATCGCGCCCTTCCCGATTGGCGTCGCGATCGACCAGCGCGAGACGACGGGAACCGCTGCGGCCGCCGTGCTCGAGGACTACTCGCAGCTCACAGCCGAGAACCACATGAAGCCGGACTCGTTCTACGACGGCCAGCGCAACAGGCGGCTGCATCCGCAGGCCATCGCGATCATGGACTTCGCACAGGCAAACGACCTCTCGGTCTACGGCCACGTGCTCGCCTGGCACTCCCAGACCCCGTCATGGCTCTTCCAGAACAGCAGCGGTCAGGCGCTCACGACGTCGGAGACCGACCGTCAGATACTGCGCGACCGACTGCGTGCGCACATCTTCGGGGTCGCTGACCTGCTCGCAACCCGCTACGGGGAGTTCGGGGGCGGAAACCCCGTTGTCGCGTTCGACGTCGTCAACGAGGTCATTGACGACAGCGCCTCGTACCAGGACGGCATGCGCCGCAGCGAGTGGTACCGCATCCTCGGCGAGGAGTTCGTGGATCTCGCGTTCCACTACGCCGACGAGGCGTTCAACGAAACGTACGCGGCGGCCGGCGCGGATCGACCGGTCACCTTGTTCATCAACGAGTACAGCACCGAGTGGGCGGGCAAACGCGACCGCTACCAGGCACTCGTCACGCGACTCCTCGCGCGCGGCGTGCCCGTCGATGGGGTTGGGCATCAGTTCCATGTGACGGCGTCGATCAATGTCGGGCAGCTGCGCAGCGCCCTCGACGCGTTCTCCGGCCTGCCCGTGACCCAAGCGGTGACGGAGCTCGACGCGGTGACGGGCACGCCGGTCACGCCAGCCAGGCTCACCACCCAGGAGAACTTCTACCGCAGCGCTTTTGAGCTTTTCACCGAAAAAGCCGACGACCTCTACTCGGTCACCTTCTGGGGCCTTCGCGATGGCCGCAGTTGGCGGTCGGCTGATGGGGCGCCGCTTCTCCTCGACGACTCCTACAACGCGAAACCTGCCTACCGCGGTGTTATCGACGCCCTCGAGGCCGCGTACGTCGAACCCGAGCCGGAGCGCATCGTCGATCGCATTGGGGGAGCGACACGGTACGACGTGGCGGTCGGCATATCCCAAGCCGCCTACCCGACAACGGCGCCCGTTGTGTACGTGGTCAACGGTGAGGCATACCCGGATGCCCTCTCCGCTGGTCCCGCGGCGGCCCTCGAAGGCGGTCCGCTGCTGTTGGTGCGACCGAACGAGGTGCCTGCCGCGATCGCGGCCGAGATCACGCGCCTCGACCCCGCGCGGATCGTGGTGGTCGGGGGCCCGGCATCCGTGGGGGAGAGTGTCTTCACTCAGCTCGCCGGGCTCGCCGAGGAGATCGACCGGGTGGCTGGTGCCGATCGATTCGAGGTGTCGCGTGCCGTCGCGGAGTACGCCTTCGGTGACGTCGAGTACGCCTACGTGGCGACGGGTGAGAAGTTTCCCGATGCGCTCTCGGCGGGAGGGGCCGCCGGGGTGCGGGAGGCGCCCGTGATCCTCGTGCGCGGGTCGTCCCCCTCGCTCGACGCGGCGACGGCAGGAGTGCTCGGGAGCCTGAGCGCGGAGCGGGTGCGAGTGCTGGGGGGCGAGGCATCCGTGAGCGCCGGAGTCTTCGCGGATCTCGCGGCGCGAGGTGAGGCCGTTCGTCTGGGTGGGGCCGACCGGTACGAGGCCGCCAGGACGATCAACGCGGACGCCTTCGACACGGCCGAGCGTGTGCTCATCGCGACGGGCATCAATTTTCCCGATGCGCTCGCCGGGTCGGCGTGGGCTGCCGCGGCGGGTGCGCCGCTCTTCGTTGTGCCGGGGTCGTGTGTGACGCCCGGAGTGCTCGCCGACATCGACGAACTGGGAGCGTCGCACGTCACACTCCTCGGCGGCGAGGCGTCGCTGTCTCCGGCCGTGGCCGCGCTCACACCGTGCGGTTAG